The following proteins are encoded in a genomic region of Drosophila willistoni isolate 14030-0811.24 chromosome 2L unlocalized genomic scaffold, UCI_dwil_1.1 Seg196, whole genome shotgun sequence:
- the LOC6639986 gene encoding protein no-on-transient A translates to MANFVEEDDSIDLTEDEIALEKVHSYKNGGESGDKMNSDDFRGETPRNRKRPRGGAGAMQNKKNLDNNSGNFGHENAHSSQFTGQKNDGPQNFGQKLRQLSEPTLDLEPIEDQIIKFSGRSRLYIGNLGANTKESDLRELFKPFGEIDDIFSNPRKNFTFLRVDLYDNAVKAKLALDGSMYDGRQLRVSFAPKASSVRVSNLNGFVSNELLYKSFEIFGPIERATIKVDDRGKSLGEGYVDFVKNSTAKMCLRMCQEKCFFLTASLRPCVVEPKELIDTIGGLPENSLNKRMPDFIAERSVGPRFAEFNTFEHDYGGKWKILHNEFKMKQEELKRELRKEEDKLMAQLEYIRNERETNRLREELRQREVMQERQRLFWEMHRKRAEDEVPQRDLRRQRQGHPYQQDDIDCGNEPGEGRFQLDRFIRGENKVPLLDLHENAANHNRNQIRQGHPYQQDDIDYGNEPGEGRFQLDRFFRGENKVPLLDLNENDANRHKNLIRIVRQGNEMQRYQQEGDHFGANVYNSTPFDVFGNVSNHEDVSVPQNDTDERLNTSDDFF, encoded by the coding sequence ATGGCCAACTTTGTGGAAGAAGATGATTCTATTGATTTAACCGAAGATGAAATAGCACTGGAGAAAGTTCACTCTTATAAGAATGGTGGTGAAAGCGGCGACAAGATGAACTCTGATGACTTTCGTGGTGAAACACCACGCAATCGAAAACGTCCtcgtggtggtgctggtgcaATGCAGAATAAAAAGAACCTAGATAACAACTCTGGGAATTTTGGACATGAGAATGCGCATTCGTCTCAATTTACTGGACAAAAGAATGATGGGCCGCAGAATTTTGGCCAAAAGCTACGCCAACTATCGGAGCCTACTCTGGACCTAGAGCCGATTGAGGATCAGATAATCAAATTCAGTGGTCGCAGTCGTCTCTATATAGGCAATCTGGGTGCAAATACTAAAGAAAGTGACTTGCGTGAATTATTTAAACCATTCGGAGAGATCGACGACATTTTCAGTAATCCCAGAAAGAATTTTACCTTTCTAAGGGTTGACCTATACGATAATGCGGTCAAAGCCAAACTGGCTCTGGATGGAAGCATGTACGATGGACGGCAGTTGCGCGTTAGCTTTGCCCCCAAAGCATCTTCAGTACGTGTGAGTAATCTCAATGGTTTCGTTTCCAACGAGTTGCTTTACAAGTCGTTCGAGATCTTTGGACCGATTGAACGAGCCACCATTAAAGTGGATGATCGTGGCAAGTCATTGGGTGAGGGTTACGTTGACTTTGTCAAAAACTCGACGGCCAAAATGTGTCTACGGATGTGCCAGGAGAAATGCTTCTTTTTGACTGCATCGCTACGCCCTTGTGTGGTGGAACCGAAGGAATTGATCGATACTATTGGGGGATTGCCCGAGAATTCTCTTAATAAAAGGATGCCAGATTTCATTGCAGAACGCAGCGTTGGGCCGCGTTTTGCCGAATTTAATACGTTTGAGCATGACTATGGGGGCAAGTGGAAAATATTGCACAATGAATTCAAAATGAAGCAAGAAGAACTCAAGCGGGAGCTACGAAAAGAAGAGGATAAACTAATGGCTCAATTGGAGTATATACGCAATGAACGTGAAACTAATCGTTTGCGCGAGGAGCTTCGTCAACGTGAAGTAATGCAAGAGCGTCAAAGATTGTTTTGGGAAATGCACAGGAAGCGAGCTGAAGACGAGGTCCCTCAACGTGACTTACGCAGGCAGCGTCAAGGACATCCTTATCAGCAGGATGACATCGATTGCGGCAACGAACCTGGTGAAGGTCGCTTCCAACTCGATCGTTTCATTCGTGGTGAGAACAAGGTGCCGTTGCTGGATCTACACGAGAACGCTGCAAATCACAATAGAAACCAAATTCGCCAAGGACACCCTTATCAGCAGGATGACATCGATTACGGCAACGAACCCGGTGAAGGTCGCTTTCAACTTGATCGTTTCTTTCGTGGTGAGAACAAGGTGCCGCTGCTGGATCTAAACGAGAACGATGCGAATCGCCATAAAAACCTAATTCGTATTGTCCGCCAGGGAAACGAAATGCAGCGTTATCAACAGGAGGGTGATCATTTCGGTGCTAATGTCTACAATTCGACTCCTTTTGATGTTTTTGGCAACGTTTCCAACCATGAAGACGTTTCTGTTCCACAAAATGACACGGATGAGCGCTTGAACACTTCcgatgattttttttaa